The Atribacterota bacterium genome has a window encoding:
- a CDS encoding sigma-70 family RNA polymerase sigma factor, whose amino-acid sequence MNYSVGDSKKNINIDEETIIRYRPLVKSIAHKYYNSGEPIEDLEQIAYIGLINALNLFEEKKGVKFETYATWLINGEIRHYIRDKHTIVNIPHWVKEYNRKIDKFTTKFRKKFNRFPSIEEISEHFNITEEGIKEILKGRDSVQVVSLDSKLRNGEYENMPMLDQVKSKDYQSFRLPVEDIIQLKKAFSGLKKIQQDVIYYLFVRDFTQTSTAKELGLTQRQVSRVKQAALEEMKKNF is encoded by the coding sequence ATGAATTACAGTGTTGGAGATAGTAAAAAGAATATAAATATAGATGAAGAAACTATTATCAGGTATCGCCCATTAGTCAAATCTATTGCTCATAAATATTATAATTCAGGAGAGCCTATTGAGGATTTAGAACAGATTGCCTACATCGGGTTAATAAATGCATTAAATCTATTTGAAGAAAAAAAGGGAGTAAAGTTTGAAACATATGCTACCTGGCTGATAAATGGAGAAATACGCCATTATATCCGGGACAAGCATACTATTGTGAATATACCTCACTGGGTAAAAGAGTATAATAGGAAAATAGATAAATTTACTACAAAGTTCAGGAAAAAGTTTAATAGGTTTCCCTCGATTGAGGAAATTTCAGAACATTTCAATATTACCGAAGAAGGTATAAAAGAAATATTAAAAGGTCGTGATTCAGTACAGGTAGTTTCCCTGGATAGTAAGTTGCGCAATGGCGAATATGAAAACATGCCAATGTTAGATCAAGTCAAAAGTAAAGATTATCAATCTTTTAGGCTGCCGGTAGAAGATATTATCCAGTTAAAAAAAGCATTCAGCGGTCTCAAAAAAATCCAGCAGGATGTTATTTATTACCTGTTTGTAAGGGATTTTACCCAGACCAGTACTGCAAAAGAACTTGGTCTCACACAAAGGCAGGTATCCCGGGTAAAACAAGCAGCATTGGAAGAAATGAAAAAAAATTTTTAG